GCCGTCGACGGAGACCGTGCCCTTCCCGAGTCCGACGGAACCGCCGAGCTGGACGTGCGCGGTGCGCGGCGCGGTCATGCTGCTACCTCCAACTCCGGGCGGCCGATGATGTGCCGCCACTCGTGGGCAGTGGAGTGCAGGGCGTACCTCAGGGCGTCAACGCTGTGGTCGAGCGCCTTGATCGGCTTGTCCTTGCCCTCGTTGCGGGCGGCCTTGTCGTCCCACGCGTACGCGGGGAGCTCCTCGAGGAGGGCCTCGCAGGAGCGGTGCACGCGGAGCCGGCCGGAGCCGATCGCCACACCGACGGAGCGGATGCCGTCCAGGACATCGTTGTTGGCCTTCGCCACCCCGGGCACGCCGTCCGCCCACAGCTGGGTCAGGAACGACGAGGCGGACGGGTCGACGAACAGCCACTCGGGCTGTGCCTCACGGGCCTTGAGCCAGTCCTGCACGGCCCGCGAGTACTGGGCGTCGGTGAGCTGCCGGTGTGCGAGCCGGGAGTCGTGCCGGTACTCCGAGGCGATGTACAGGCGTTGGTCGGTGCCGACGCCCAGGAGGATGCCAGCGAACGGGTTCGCGGTGCCGTAGTCGATGCCTACGGACATCCAACGGGTCATCTGCGGCAGCAGGTCGACCACCATGGTGTCGGGCTGCCACATGTCGTAGACGGCGCCCTCGGCCTGCACCCACTGGCCGAGGATGTTCCGCTTGTAGAACAGGCCCTGGTACGTGGATTTGAGCGCGGCGATGTACTCGGGGTCGAGGAACGGGTTGTCGTCGAGGGTGAAGTGCCAGGACCGGAGTCGGGTCTCGCTGGGCCGCAGCAGGTACTTCTTGCGGAACCAGTGCTGCGGGTTGTCCGGGTTGGTTGTGCAAAAGACCTGCGCGCCCTTGACCGAGCAGCGGGCCACGAGCTGGTCGAAGAACGACTCCGGGAGGGTCGTTGCCTCGTCGACGTACGCCCCGGCGCAGGTCATGCCCCTGACCTTGGGCTCGGCTTGGGCGTCGTTCGCGCCGATGACGTGTACCAGGCGGCCCATGATGCGGGCCGTCGCGGCGCCGTTGGTGTAGTGCACCTGCTTGGCCAGGAGCCCGAACAGGTCGGGGTTCGTGAGGACGGCGAACACGTTCCGGAAGATCGAGTCGCGGGTGCGGCCGACCATGACGAGTTCGCCGCCGCGTGGGGCGTTGGCTACGTAGCCGAGCCACCGCAGCAGCGAGGCGACGGTCTTGCCCGACCGGACGCTGCCCTCCCAGGCGTTGATCCGGTGCTGGGACTCGACGATGCTGGCAATCTGCTTCCGCGAGAGCGGGAGCTGCACATCACGGAGCATCACCCGCCCCCTCGTCGCCGGCGGCCGCCTCCTGCTGCTGCTCGCGGTACACCTCGGCCAGGCCGGCCATCAGCTGGCCGACCATCGAGCGGGCGGCCTCGGCGCCGGCGTCGTCCCGGATCGGCTCGAGCTTGAGGGACCGGTCGACGGCGATGCCGACGGCGGACAGGAGTGCCTTCTTGTCGGCTGCTGGGGCCTCGTCGAGGAGGTGCTCCTCGTACGTGTTGTCCTTCCCGCCGAACGAGTAGACGATCGTGGGCGTCCAGAGCTGGGTGCGGAGGTTCTCGGCGTCCGATTGCAGGGCTTCGGCGAGGGCGAGTCTGCGGGCGGCGAGGTCCTGGCGGCGGGTCTCGGTGGCTTCGGCGAGCTGCGGGCCGCGGTTGAAGCTGAGGCCGAGCTCGGCGGCGACGCCGGAGACTTTCCGGGCGGACATGCCGGTCGCGCGCATGATGTCGTTGCGGCCGAGGCCCTGGGCGTGCAGGGTGCGGATCTCGTCGCGCTGCTCGTCGGTGACCGGCTGCGGCTGCTGGCGCTCGGGCACGGCCACCTCCGGGTCAGACGCGGGGCGGCCAGGACCAGCAACCCGGGGTGGGCTCCTCGGAGTACGGCACGGCGTCGTCGAAGAACATGCCGGTCGGGTTGAAGACGCAGAGGCTGACGACCAGCGGAAGTGAGCTGCCGTCGTTCGGGCACCCGTCGTACGGCTCCTGCTCGAGGTACTCCGGGATCGCGGTGACGATCGCGGCCCGGGGCAGGGGCTTGTATCTCTGGGTGCCGTCGGGCAGGACGGGGCTGCCGTGGCTGGTGTAGTGGACGATGCGTCCGATGCTGGGCTGCACGGCGGCCTCCGGGAAGAGTGGGACGGCCCCGGGTGCGTCGGCCCGGGGCCGTGCGGGGCCTTTCGGCACCCGCTCCGTCGTCTGCCCCGGGTGCACCCTGACGCGGGGAGAGCGGAGGAGACGAGACGGAAGTCGGGGCGGCCTACGCGGCCGCGGGGGTGGCGTTGCTGCTTGGTGACCAGCCGGGTCGGCGGCCGCCGCGGATCGGTCGGTGCGCGCCGTGGTCCCATGCGTCCTTCTCGGCCTGGGCGAGGGGCACGAGGTGATAGAGCCGGGGGCCGGTGTCACCGAGGGGTACGGCTTCGATCTTCCCGTCGTGCACCCATCGGCGGATCGTCACCTTCTTGACGCCGAGGTGGGCGGCGGCCTGCTCGGTGGTGAGGAGGTGCTCCGGCCGGATCTGCTCGAGCGGCGGGTTCGGGAACTTCGGGCTCACGTCGGCCTCCCCCGGGCAGCGCGAAGGCCCCGCGGTACTGCTCTCCGCGGGGCCTTCGGGGCGTTTCTGGGCAGGGGCTACCTGCTGCATCGGAGGTTACGACGTGCGCCGATCATGCGCAAGCGAGGCACGGGGAGGCCGCAGGGCTCGCGGTATCCATTCCTTCCGGAATTCGGGGTGGCTGGTGTATGGGAATGCCATCAGGCGGAGCGCTGGGCACGGGAGCCTGCGCAAGTCCTCACTGCAGTAGTCAGGGTCCCTGCTTGGGTCGGGCCTGTGCCGGTTCAGCGCTTCCCGCTGGCCGCCGAGGTGGGCCAGCAGCTCGGTCGGGGTGAGGAACTCCAGGTACTCGCGGATGCAGTCTTCTGCCGCGTCATCGGCGGTCGCCGATGCGCGCTGCTTGACTGCCTGGGCGGCTCGCTCCTCGTCGTCGATGCGTGCCAGCAGGAACGCCACCAGGTCGTCGCTCATGCCCTCATCCTCTCGCGGTCCGCACGCCGGTCCGCATCTCGGCGGCGCGTTCCATCCAGCCGGGGATGTGCCGGGAGTTGGTGTACTCGCCGCACGACGCGCACTCCCAGCCGCCGCCCTCTTGGTAGGCGACCGTCCAGCAGTGGACGGCGAGGAGTTCCAGCGTGCGGTCGGTGTAGCTCCAGCCGCTGTCCGGGGCGGGGTCGTCGCTCATGG
This genomic window from Streptomyces sp. TLI_235 contains:
- a CDS encoding PBSX family phage terminase large subunit, with amino-acid sequence MLRDVQLPLSRKQIASIVESQHRINAWEGSVRSGKTVASLLRWLGYVANAPRGGELVMVGRTRDSIFRNVFAVLTNPDLFGLLAKQVHYTNGAATARIMGRLVHVIGANDAQAEPKVRGMTCAGAYVDEATTLPESFFDQLVARCSVKGAQVFCTTNPDNPQHWFRKKYLLRPSETRLRSWHFTLDDNPFLDPEYIAALKSTYQGLFYKRNILGQWVQAEGAVYDMWQPDTMVVDLLPQMTRWMSVGIDYGTANPFAGILLGVGTDQRLYIASEYRHDSRLAHRQLTDAQYSRAVQDWLKAREAQPEWLFVDPSASSFLTQLWADGVPGVAKANNDVLDGIRSVGVAIGSGRLRVHRSCEALLEELPAYAWDDKAARNEGKDKPIKALDHSVDALRYALHSTAHEWRHIIGRPELEVAA
- a CDS encoding excisionase family DNA binding protein; the encoded protein is MSPKFPNPPLEQIRPEHLLTTEQAAAHLGVKKVTIRRWVHDGKIEAVPLGDTGPRLYHLVPLAQAEKDAWDHGAHRPIRGGRRPGWSPSSNATPAAA